In the genome of Helicobacteraceae bacterium, one region contains:
- a CDS encoding phosphoribosyltransferase: MQRRYYGYADFIADLKALANRLKTERIDCLIAVSRGGLTIAHFLAMALNARNVALIRAVSYADREKLSAPKIENAPDLSAVEYALIADEIIDSGETMKAVLKALSVRYPKTTFKTAVLFQKPSASIRADFFARESEEWIDFFWEIDPICDKVSV; the protein is encoded by the coding sequence ATGCAAAGACGATACTACGGCTACGCCGATTTTATAGCCGATTTAAAAGCGTTGGCGAACAGGTTGAAAACGGAGCGAATCGACTGCCTAATCGCCGTCAGCCGCGGCGGGCTTACGATCGCTCACTTTTTGGCTATGGCGTTAAACGCGCGAAACGTCGCGTTGATTCGCGCCGTAAGCTACGCCGATCGCGAGAAACTATCCGCGCCGAAAATAGAAAACGCGCCCGATTTAAGCGCGGTCGAATATGCGCTGATCGCCGACGAGATTATCGATAGCGGCGAAACCATGAAAGCCGTCTTAAAAGCTCTAAGCGTTCGCTATCCAAAAACGACTTTCAAAACGGCGGTTTTGTTTCAAAAGCCGTCCGCGTCGATCAGAGCCGATTTTTTCGCGCGCGAAAGCGAGGAGTGGATCGACTTTTTTTGGGAGATCGATCCGATCTGTGATAAAGTAAGCGTATGA